Proteins encoded by one window of Streptomyces sp. NBC_01477:
- a CDS encoding alcohol dehydrogenase: MSIYRVAEVATAGGSLEIAERELREPGPGHARITVEACGVCHSDSGFIEGAFPGLSFPLVAGHEIAGRVDALGEGVAERGFQVGDRVGVGWFGGSCGRCKPCRQGDFIVCENLKVPGWAYDGGFAESVIAPGDALARIPDALSAPDAGPLGCAGVTTYNGLRRSKAVPGDLVAVLGIGGLGHLGVQYAAAMGFETVAIARGADKADFAKQLGAHHYIDSTGGTPVADALQALGGADVVLATVGSSAAITSTVDGLARRGELVAIGAAGEPMGISPLQLLLQGKVVRGHPSGTSQDVEDTMNFSVLHGIRPITEVVPLAEADQAYRRMLAGAARFRMVLTAG; this comes from the coding sequence ATGTCCATCTACCGCGTTGCAGAGGTGGCCACCGCCGGCGGGTCCCTGGAGATCGCCGAGCGCGAGCTGCGCGAGCCGGGTCCCGGCCACGCACGGATCACCGTCGAAGCCTGCGGGGTCTGCCACAGCGACTCCGGCTTCATCGAGGGCGCCTTCCCCGGCCTCAGCTTCCCGCTGGTCGCCGGGCACGAGATCGCCGGACGCGTCGACGCGCTGGGCGAGGGAGTGGCCGAGCGCGGCTTCCAGGTCGGCGACCGGGTGGGGGTGGGCTGGTTCGGCGGCAGCTGCGGCCGCTGCAAACCCTGCCGGCAGGGCGACTTCATCGTGTGCGAGAACCTGAAGGTCCCCGGCTGGGCCTACGACGGCGGCTTCGCCGAGTCGGTGATCGCCCCCGGGGACGCGCTGGCCCGGATCCCCGACGCGCTGTCGGCGCCGGACGCGGGACCGCTGGGCTGCGCGGGCGTGACCACCTACAACGGGCTGCGGCGCAGCAAGGCGGTCCCGGGCGACCTGGTCGCGGTGCTGGGCATCGGCGGCCTCGGCCACCTCGGAGTGCAGTACGCGGCCGCGATGGGCTTCGAGACGGTGGCCATCGCCCGCGGCGCCGACAAGGCCGACTTCGCCAAGCAGCTCGGCGCGCACCACTACATCGACAGCACAGGCGGCACCCCGGTCGCCGACGCCCTCCAGGCGCTGGGCGGCGCCGACGTCGTCCTGGCCACCGTCGGCAGCTCCGCCGCCATCACCTCCACCGTGGACGGGCTCGCCCGGCGCGGCGAGCTGGTGGCCATCGGCGCGGCCGGGGAGCCGATGGGCATCAGCCCGCTGCAACTGCTGCTCCAGGGCAAGGTCGTGCGCGGCCACCCGTCCGGCACGTCGCAGGACGTCGAGGACACGATGAATTTCAGCGTGCTGCACGGCATCCGCCCCATCACGGAGGTGGTGCCGCTGGCCGAGGCGGACCAGGCGTACCGGCGGATGCTCGCCGGCGCCGCCCGCTTCCGGATGGTGCTCACGGCGGGATGA
- a CDS encoding restriction endonuclease, whose translation MTRRSNSGPIGVWAEMQRQQQRQQEAQLRARAQQQREQERQQRAYERDMARQDRERQAAYRRHQEADAQRRTEELDARVEALSGLLAAGSRAPAFGTAALGRSERLQPFDPGPLARPVAMPDPLRYQAEGGWGRANRRAQQEAQTRYARDLAAAQSAEAERQRQLAGYRQQYDRWAAGELADVRRHNAGVAHLVAGLRTGDQDAVVEYFSAALYASTAWPEGLPRQASAAYDPGARQLVLNWELPRYEVVPETKSVRYMPTADRYKETARPATQRRALYRDLLAQCVLLALRELFAADESGALESVELNGFVDDHDPATGREAQIFLAAVTATRGAFAALDLERLSAVDCLVDGFHGRLSARPELLTAVRPGRLPDDVGGAPTAGPVPLGDEEPDLHAMDPIAFEALVAELFRAMGMQAVTTQRSNDGGVDVDAFDPAPIRGGTIIVQVKRYRHTVPPTAVRDLYGTVQHAGANKGVLVTTSRFGPSSHTFAHGKPLELVSGEQLVELLHHHGLRGRLGSANPPPAPAPEPAPDHNVLGVSWSGEVALDVCALVCQGGTVLSDDHFVFYNNPRTPDGAVAAVPPSAPDKAALRVAFDALPGHADRLVLATAIDPTVNPDADLAGFARAGIRLLDASAAELGRLEVSDGRAGETALVLGSFRRRAGGDWDFVMGGKGYEGGLEALIRDYGIDVS comes from the coding sequence ATGACTCGTCGCTCCAACAGCGGTCCGATCGGCGTCTGGGCCGAGATGCAGCGGCAGCAGCAGCGGCAGCAGGAGGCCCAGCTCCGGGCGCGCGCCCAGCAGCAGCGGGAGCAGGAGCGGCAGCAGCGGGCGTACGAGCGGGACATGGCGCGCCAGGACCGCGAGCGGCAGGCCGCGTACCGCCGGCACCAGGAGGCGGACGCCCAGCGGCGTACCGAGGAGCTGGACGCCAGGGTCGAGGCCCTGAGCGGGCTGCTGGCCGCCGGGAGCCGGGCACCGGCGTTCGGTACGGCCGCGCTCGGCCGCTCCGAGCGGCTCCAGCCGTTCGACCCGGGACCGCTCGCCCGGCCGGTGGCGATGCCCGACCCGCTGCGCTACCAGGCCGAGGGCGGCTGGGGCCGCGCGAACCGCAGGGCGCAGCAGGAGGCGCAGACGCGTTACGCCCGGGACCTGGCCGCCGCGCAGTCGGCCGAGGCCGAGCGGCAGCGCCAACTGGCCGGCTACCGGCAGCAGTACGACCGCTGGGCGGCTGGCGAGCTGGCGGACGTCCGGCGGCACAATGCCGGGGTCGCGCACCTGGTGGCCGGCCTGCGCACCGGGGACCAGGACGCGGTGGTGGAGTATTTCTCGGCCGCCCTCTACGCCTCCACGGCCTGGCCCGAGGGACTGCCGCGCCAGGCGTCCGCCGCGTACGACCCGGGCGCCCGCCAACTGGTACTGAACTGGGAGCTGCCGAGGTACGAGGTCGTCCCGGAGACGAAGTCGGTGCGCTACATGCCGACCGCCGACCGGTACAAGGAGACCGCCCGCCCGGCCACCCAGCGCCGGGCGCTCTACCGCGACCTGCTCGCCCAGTGCGTGCTGCTGGCGCTGCGCGAGCTGTTCGCGGCCGACGAATCCGGCGCGCTGGAGTCGGTCGAGCTGAACGGCTTCGTGGACGACCACGACCCCGCGACCGGCCGGGAGGCGCAGATCTTCCTGGCCGCCGTGACGGCGACCCGCGGTGCCTTCGCCGCGCTGGACCTGGAGCGGCTCAGCGCGGTGGACTGCCTGGTCGACGGCTTCCACGGCCGGCTCTCCGCCCGCCCGGAACTGCTCACCGCCGTACGGCCCGGCCGGCTCCCCGACGACGTGGGCGGCGCGCCGACCGCGGGCCCGGTCCCGCTCGGGGACGAGGAGCCCGACCTGCACGCCATGGACCCGATCGCCTTCGAGGCGCTGGTCGCCGAGCTGTTCCGGGCCATGGGCATGCAGGCGGTGACCACCCAGCGCTCCAACGACGGCGGCGTCGACGTGGACGCCTTCGACCCGGCCCCCATACGCGGCGGCACGATCATCGTGCAGGTCAAGCGCTACCGCCACACCGTGCCGCCGACCGCGGTGCGCGACCTCTACGGCACCGTCCAGCACGCGGGCGCCAACAAGGGCGTCCTGGTCACCACATCGCGCTTCGGGCCCAGCTCCCACACCTTCGCGCACGGCAAGCCGCTGGAGCTGGTCTCCGGCGAGCAGCTGGTCGAGCTGCTGCACCACCACGGCCTGCGCGGCCGGCTCGGCTCCGCGAACCCGCCGCCCGCCCCCGCGCCGGAGCCCGCCCCCGACCACAACGTGCTGGGCGTGTCCTGGTCGGGCGAGGTCGCCCTCGACGTCTGCGCGCTGGTCTGCCAGGGCGGCACGGTACTCAGCGACGACCACTTCGTCTTCTACAACAACCCCCGCACCCCGGACGGCGCCGTCGCCGCGGTCCCGCCCAGCGCCCCCGACAAGGCTGCGCTGCGGGTGGCCTTCGACGCGCTCCCGGGTCACGCCGACCGCCTCGTCCTGGCCACCGCGATCGACCCCACCGTCAATCCGGACGCCGACCTGGCCGGCTTCGCCCGGGCCGGCATCCGCCTGCTGGACGCCTCGGCGGCCGAACTCGGCCGCCTGGAGGTCTCCGACGGCCGCGCCGGCGAGACCGCCCTCGTCCTCGGCTCCTTCCGCCGCCGCGCGGGCGGCGACTGGGACTTCGTCATGGGCGGCAAGGGCTACGAGGGCGGCCTTGAGGCGCTGATCCGCGACTACGGCATCGACGTCTCCTAG
- a CDS encoding helix-turn-helix domain-containing protein, whose amino-acid sequence MTTPNSALRATRMGLLMSQDDFARALREAGRRAGEPNDASKRLVQRWEAGTSVSPRPAYARALETVTGLPIETLGFIPAVPQARVSDDGRGGLDLGDSSTGTGTTRGTPTAQPVPRGNYSGVWLSRYEYVSSSRGRQVFTGLHYVVILQHAGRLTIRSLPGSSDSPLTMDLTVDGNVVTGTWVEQTAEDGHYRGARYHGAIQLLAEPTGRRLTGKWVGFGTEMDVNTGPWDLIFQDASTNKATLDAYNHRP is encoded by the coding sequence ATGACGACACCTAACAGCGCCTTACGAGCGACCCGGATGGGCCTGCTCATGTCCCAGGACGACTTCGCCCGGGCCCTGCGGGAAGCGGGGCGGCGCGCGGGGGAGCCCAACGACGCTTCCAAGCGCCTCGTGCAGCGCTGGGAGGCGGGGACGTCCGTCTCCCCCCGGCCCGCCTACGCGCGCGCCCTGGAAACCGTCACCGGCCTGCCCATAGAGACGCTGGGCTTCATCCCCGCCGTGCCCCAGGCACGCGTCTCGGACGACGGCAGAGGCGGTCTCGATCTCGGCGACTCGTCGACCGGCACAGGAACGACCCGCGGCACGCCGACCGCCCAACCGGTGCCGCGCGGCAACTACTCCGGTGTGTGGCTCTCGCGCTACGAGTACGTCTCCTCCAGCCGCGGCCGGCAGGTCTTCACCGGCCTGCACTACGTGGTGATCCTCCAGCACGCGGGCAGGCTGACCATACGCAGTCTGCCCGGCTCCTCGGACTCGCCGCTGACCATGGACCTGACCGTCGACGGGAACGTCGTCACGGGCACCTGGGTGGAGCAGACGGCCGAGGACGGCCACTACCGGGGCGCCCGCTACCACGGCGCCATCCAGCTGCTCGCCGAGCCGACCGGGCGCCGCCTGACCGGGAAATGGGTCGGCTTCGGCACCGAGATGGACGTCAACACCGGCCCGTGGGACTTGATATTCCAGGACGCCTCCACCAACAAGGCCACCCTGGACGCGTACAACCACCGCCCGTAG